Proteins encoded in a region of the Marinococcus sp. PL1-022 genome:
- a CDS encoding septation ring formation regulator EzrA, translating to MTTIVIIVLVIIIAAFVIYGAWGRRRIYREVDRLEDARANLADQPVAEEIARVKGMTMSGETEEKFESWRKDWDEIVGKHLPDIEKALYDAEEKADKYKFSQASEITAAVDTQLTSIEEEINNIFLEIEELVHNESDNRRGIEESEQKYEEIKRFVSQNWHTLGRTAPLFDQHMRDLQVSFEAFYEAVEQGNQFEAKQLRQKLDEDLEREEASLYAVPDMLAKVRRRLPEEWKALRAGLYEMEEQGYPMDAFAFEQRLNENEAEAEQLQTRIESLDLDGVAERLAEMDAYNEEVYRILEEEVEARAEVERLLPEANKGREQLSTRMQTLLVEKEFIEANYRIPSETEHLIASSKRQVDGIRKSVLQLQEQKENKEHSFTHIEMELKQILEKQEEVESGILEAENQLGVLRKDETQAMETLEELKRQNRIEEMRMQRTRLPKLPPILLNEKESADDKIAHAAAALSETPLEMSQVRETVAQAEESVRTVSTMLRRMEEQALMTERIIQRGNLYRSKEAELDQSLQEAESAFRKGQYEHALQVASAAVRKMDDRFVTEVLQESDMQLTEA from the coding sequence CGAGGGCGAATTTGGCGGACCAGCCTGTGGCCGAAGAAATTGCGCGGGTCAAGGGCATGACAATGTCGGGAGAAACAGAAGAAAAGTTTGAATCATGGCGCAAGGACTGGGATGAAATTGTGGGAAAGCATCTGCCGGATATTGAAAAGGCTCTTTATGATGCGGAAGAAAAAGCAGACAAGTACAAGTTCAGTCAGGCTTCAGAAATCACTGCTGCTGTAGACACGCAGCTCACCAGTATTGAAGAGGAAATCAATAATATCTTTCTGGAAATAGAAGAGCTCGTACATAATGAATCTGATAACCGCCGCGGTATTGAAGAGTCGGAACAGAAATATGAAGAAATAAAACGTTTTGTTTCCCAGAACTGGCACACGCTTGGCAGGACAGCCCCGCTGTTTGATCAGCATATGCGAGATCTCCAGGTTTCTTTTGAAGCTTTTTACGAAGCGGTGGAGCAGGGGAACCAATTTGAAGCTAAACAGCTCAGGCAGAAACTCGATGAAGATTTAGAACGTGAAGAAGCATCGCTTTATGCTGTCCCTGATATGCTTGCAAAGGTACGCCGGCGCCTGCCGGAAGAATGGAAAGCCCTGCGCGCCGGGCTGTATGAAATGGAAGAGCAGGGTTACCCTATGGACGCTTTTGCATTTGAACAACGACTGAATGAAAACGAAGCAGAAGCTGAGCAACTGCAGACGCGGATTGAGAGCCTGGATCTTGACGGGGTTGCGGAACGTCTTGCCGAGATGGATGCCTACAATGAAGAAGTGTACCGCATTCTTGAAGAAGAAGTGGAAGCCCGTGCCGAGGTCGAACGTCTGCTGCCGGAGGCGAATAAAGGCAGAGAGCAATTATCTACGCGGATGCAGACACTGTTAGTGGAAAAAGAATTTATCGAAGCCAACTACCGGATTCCATCGGAAACAGAGCATCTGATTGCCTCATCGAAACGACAGGTTGATGGAATTAGAAAGAGCGTATTACAATTGCAGGAGCAAAAAGAAAACAAAGAACACTCATTTACTCATATTGAGATGGAACTAAAGCAAATTCTTGAAAAGCAGGAAGAAGTTGAATCGGGCATTCTGGAGGCAGAGAATCAGCTCGGCGTACTCCGAAAAGATGAAACACAGGCAATGGAAACGCTCGAGGAGCTGAAGCGCCAGAACCGCATCGAAGAAATGAGAATGCAGCGCACAAGACTGCCTAAGCTTCCGCCAATACTTTTAAATGAAAAAGAATCAGCAGATGATAAAATTGCCCATGCTGCTGCGGCTCTTTCTGAGACTCCGCTTGAAATGTCGCAGGTTCGTGAAACGGTAGCTCAGGCAGAAGAAAGTGTCCGCACTGTCTCTACAATGCTTCGACGTATGGAAGAGCAGGCGTTGATGACTGAGCGTATCATCCAGCGTGGAAATTTATACCGCAGCAAGGAAGCTGAGCTTGACCAGAGTCTGCAGGAAGCAGAAAGTGCTTTCCGCAAAGGTCAGTATGAGCACGCGCTGCAGGTTGCTTCAGCGGCTGTTCGGAAAATGGATGACCGATTTGTAACAGAAGTGCTGCAGGAATCTGACATGCAGCTGACAGAAGCATAA
- a CDS encoding cysteine desulfurase family protein, translating into MYFDNSATTQPYQEVLSAYRKASESYFANPSSFHHKGGEAERLLESARSQIARELNVKPEHCFFTSGGTEGNNMVLKGAAEARKNFGHHIITTAVEHPSVMETCVHLEQKGYRITYLPVGSDGRINTKDLHKALERDTILVTIGHTNSELGAVQPIEAIGEILSSYPDIYFHTDYVQGAAKIPLNIEKAGLDFVTVSAHKFHGLKGTGVLYKHPRTMLEPLVHGGGQESGVRSGTENTAGAAAMAKALRLAKERYAANSSRIEEIKKQTAVRLQESGGVINSPFSGGSPFILNVSFPGIKPEVLVEALAERGASISTKTACASKNSEPSAVILAATGERKLAESAVRISFSSDTRKEEAVHLCSMCEEVLPQLKKVMEEQQ; encoded by the coding sequence ATGTATTTTGATAACAGCGCCACCACCCAGCCATACCAGGAAGTGCTGAGTGCTTACCGGAAAGCGTCCGAAAGCTATTTTGCCAATCCTTCTTCTTTTCACCATAAGGGCGGCGAAGCTGAACGCCTGCTTGAATCTGCGAGAAGCCAGATCGCCCGGGAATTAAACGTGAAACCGGAGCACTGCTTTTTTACAAGCGGTGGTACAGAAGGAAACAATATGGTATTAAAAGGAGCCGCAGAGGCGCGGAAAAATTTTGGCCATCATATTATAACGACGGCTGTTGAACACCCTTCAGTGATGGAAACCTGTGTCCATTTAGAGCAAAAAGGGTATCGAATAACATACCTTCCGGTTGGCAGTGACGGCCGTATAAATACAAAAGATTTGCATAAAGCGTTAGAGCGGGATACTATCCTTGTTACAATTGGTCACACAAACAGTGAACTCGGTGCAGTACAGCCGATCGAGGCTATTGGAGAAATACTTTCTTCTTACCCTGATATTTATTTTCATACGGATTACGTGCAGGGGGCTGCCAAAATTCCATTAAATATTGAGAAAGCTGGTCTCGATTTTGTTACGGTCTCAGCACATAAATTTCATGGATTAAAGGGGACAGGAGTGTTATATAAGCACCCAAGAACAATGCTTGAGCCATTAGTCCACGGAGGCGGTCAGGAAAGCGGTGTACGTTCGGGGACGGAAAATACAGCAGGGGCTGCAGCTATGGCCAAAGCACTCCGCCTGGCAAAAGAGCGCTATGCTGCAAACAGCAGCAGAATTGAAGAAATTAAAAAACAGACAGCTGTGCGCCTGCAGGAAAGCGGCGGAGTGATCAACTCTCCTTTTTCCGGAGGGTCTCCCTTCATATTGAATGTCTCCTTCCCAGGTATAAAACCAGAAGTGCTTGTTGAAGCGCTCGCGGAAAGAGGAGCTTCCATTTCCACCAAAACAGCATGTGCTTCGAAAAACTCGGAGCCATCGGCCGTCATTCTGGCTGCTACGGGAGAGCGGAAGCTTGCGGAAAGCGCCGTACGGATAAGTTTCTCTTCGGATACCAGAAAAGAGGAAGCCGTTCATTTATGCAGCATGTGTGAAGAAGTGCTGCCGCAGTTAAAAAAGGTTATGGAGGAACAGCAATGA
- the thiI gene encoding tRNA uracil 4-sulfurtransferase ThiI, whose product MREEYLLIRFGELALKGKNRKEFERQLRENIDHAVKDFPHCEVRRTYGRIAINLLGEPAEEVIEAVKPVFGISSISYARKADLSEEEIQQTAYQMFSEYKDRKATFKVEARRSNKDFPVHSTKLAPSVGSYILHHTEGVTVDVKNPEVTVEIDVREQGAYVSCGRINGAGGLPTGTGGKVVSMLSGGIDSPAAAYLAMKRGVTIEAVHFHSPPYTNERAKQKVEDIARVLSRFGGSINLHVVPFTRIQEAIRSQVPDDHTMTITRRAMLEIVTKIAEKEDAKAVVNGESLGQVASQTLESMNVINEVTSVPVLRPLIAMDKEEIISIAKRIGTYDISVRPYEDCCTVFQPDSPATKPKIGLVYKYEKRLNKEELFEEAVAETKVISISGAKSEKEEFEDLL is encoded by the coding sequence ATGAGAGAAGAATATTTATTAATTCGCTTCGGCGAACTTGCTTTAAAAGGAAAGAACCGAAAAGAATTTGAGCGGCAGTTAAGAGAAAATATTGATCATGCAGTGAAAGATTTCCCCCACTGTGAAGTGCGGCGGACCTACGGACGAATTGCGATCAATCTGCTGGGGGAACCTGCTGAAGAGGTTATTGAGGCAGTGAAGCCGGTGTTTGGAATATCTTCCATCAGCTATGCGAGAAAAGCAGACTTATCAGAAGAAGAGATACAGCAGACGGCCTATCAAATGTTTTCGGAATATAAGGATAGAAAAGCAACGTTTAAGGTGGAAGCAAGAAGGTCCAATAAAGACTTTCCTGTTCATTCCACGAAGCTTGCTCCAAGCGTTGGCAGTTATATTCTCCACCATACCGAAGGCGTCACAGTAGACGTGAAAAATCCGGAAGTGACCGTGGAAATTGATGTCCGAGAGCAGGGGGCCTATGTAAGCTGCGGACGTATTAACGGAGCAGGGGGTCTGCCGACAGGCACAGGCGGCAAAGTAGTCAGTATGCTTTCCGGGGGCATAGACAGTCCGGCTGCTGCATATTTAGCCATGAAGCGTGGAGTAACGATCGAGGCAGTACACTTTCACAGTCCGCCGTACACAAACGAACGGGCAAAGCAAAAAGTGGAGGATATCGCCCGGGTCCTCAGCCGGTTTGGAGGGAGTATCAATCTTCACGTGGTGCCATTTACCCGGATTCAGGAAGCTATCCGAAGCCAGGTGCCGGACGACCATACGATGACGATTACAAGAAGAGCGATGCTTGAGATCGTAACAAAAATAGCGGAGAAGGAAGACGCCAAGGCAGTAGTGAACGGTGAAAGCCTCGGGCAGGTGGCTTCCCAGACGCTTGAAAGTATGAATGTCATCAATGAAGTAACGAGTGTACCGGTGCTTCGGCCGCTGATTGCTATGGACAAAGAAGAAATTATCAGCATTGCTAAGCGTATAGGCACCTATGATATTTCTGTGCGTCCGTATGAAGACTGCTGTACCGTGTTTCAGCCGGACAGTCCCGCGACCAAACCGAAAATTGGTTTAGTTTACAAATATGAAAAACGCTTGAATAAAGAGGAACTGTTTGAAGAAGCGGTAGCTGAAACGAAGGTGATTTCTATATCTGGCGCAAAGAGTGAAAAGGAAGAGTTTGAAGACCTTCTCTGA
- a CDS encoding amidohydrolase has product MKTLWYNGNIYTMKKEGEQVEAVLTAYGTIVKAGMLREIEKELQNAAVRRINLNGNAMYPGFTDSHLHMIGLGETMIQLDLSECTSAEEMAALIKEKTKEIPAGEWVIGEGWNENNFPDRKIFHREELDDLVPAHPLLLTRICRHAALVNTRALDAAGIDKDTPDPEGGIIVKSRHGEPTGYLLDQAADLVKNEIPEVSEEYLHEALGKAVRYMHQCGLTGGHTEDLNYYGGFKRTLDTFRDILAATSFRAHLLVHHEVFPDFIQHGHTYGLLEEGLELGAMKIFADGALGGRTALLSRPYNDAPETAGVAIHSREELKQLVAEARKEKMPVAVHAIGDLALEYVIDALEAWPVPEGVRDRIIHVQIAREDLVERLKALPVALDLQPRFVLSDFPWVEERLGKERLRYSFAWKTLLDQEIICAGSSDAPIESVDPRTGIYAAVARKNPGEPHNGYMPEEKLTPFEAVELYTGGSARAISREHDLGRIAPGYKADFTILRKDLFRIEPEEILTAEVEATVVGDTVVFLPEESRIDINNETEEQS; this is encoded by the coding sequence GTGAAAACACTTTGGTATAACGGAAACATTTATACGATGAAAAAAGAAGGGGAACAGGTGGAGGCAGTCCTGACCGCGTACGGGACAATCGTAAAAGCAGGCATGCTCAGAGAAATAGAAAAAGAATTGCAAAATGCTGCTGTCCGCCGGATAAATTTAAACGGTAACGCAATGTATCCGGGTTTTACAGACAGTCATTTACATATGATCGGGCTGGGGGAAACGATGATCCAGCTGGATCTGTCAGAGTGCACCTCGGCAGAAGAAATGGCTGCGCTGATTAAGGAGAAAACAAAAGAAATTCCTGCCGGAGAATGGGTCATAGGGGAAGGATGGAATGAGAACAATTTCCCTGACCGGAAAATTTTCCACCGGGAGGAGCTTGATGATTTAGTGCCCGCTCATCCATTGCTTTTGACCCGGATATGCCGCCACGCGGCACTGGTTAACACACGCGCCCTTGATGCTGCAGGTATTGATAAAGATACTCCGGATCCGGAGGGAGGCATCATTGTTAAATCAAGACACGGAGAGCCAACAGGTTATTTGCTCGACCAGGCCGCCGATTTAGTGAAAAATGAAATCCCAGAGGTGTCTGAGGAATATTTACATGAAGCACTTGGAAAAGCTGTGCGCTACATGCATCAGTGTGGACTGACCGGTGGGCATACAGAAGATCTTAATTACTACGGCGGGTTTAAGCGGACATTGGACACGTTCAGGGATATTTTGGCGGCCACTTCATTTCGGGCCCACCTTCTTGTGCATCATGAAGTGTTTCCGGATTTTATACAGCACGGCCATACCTATGGGCTTCTTGAGGAAGGCCTGGAGCTTGGCGCCATGAAAATATTTGCGGATGGAGCGCTCGGCGGACGTACCGCCCTTCTCAGCCGTCCCTACAATGATGCTCCTGAAACCGCAGGCGTTGCTATTCATTCGAGAGAAGAGCTAAAACAGCTCGTGGCAGAAGCGAGGAAAGAAAAAATGCCAGTGGCTGTTCACGCTATAGGTGATTTAGCTCTGGAATATGTAATAGATGCTTTAGAAGCCTGGCCGGTGCCGGAAGGAGTGCGGGACCGGATTATTCACGTCCAAATCGCCAGGGAAGATTTGGTGGAACGGCTGAAGGCTCTGCCGGTGGCACTCGATCTGCAGCCGCGGTTTGTGCTTTCGGACTTTCCGTGGGTCGAAGAACGTCTTGGCAAAGAACGCCTTCGTTATTCCTTCGCCTGGAAAACACTCCTTGATCAGGAGATAATCTGCGCGGGAAGCTCAGACGCTCCGATCGAATCTGTAGACCCGAGAACCGGAATTTACGCGGCTGTCGCGCGGAAAAACCCGGGAGAGCCGCACAACGGTTATATGCCGGAAGAAAAGCTGACTCCCTTTGAAGCCGTGGAGCTGTATACCGGCGGCAGTGCCAGGGCGATCAGCCGGGAGCACGATCTTGGCAGGATCGCTCCTGGTTACAAGGCAGACTTTACGATACTCCGGAAGGATCTTTTCCGAATTGAGCCGGAAGAGATTTTAACAGCCGAAGTGGAAGCGACTGTTGTAGGGGATACGGTCGTGTTTCTGCCGGAGGAGAGCAGAATCGATATTAATAATGAAACGGAGGAACAATCATGA
- the sppA gene encoding signal peptide peptidase SppA: MNAKRWFALLAAAVLLIVSLGAQTAFSLWNTVSNQAQNQQNQEDIVKEGSSDSRIAMLDVEGTIQSSGGSGAFSGEGYNHDEFLNNLEEAGSSADVDGIIINVNSPGGGVVESDEIHDAVVEVQEEENKPVYVSMGNTAASGGYYLAAPADKIVAHSATITGSIGVIMSSLNYSELAENLGIEGVNITSGEFKDMGSPTEEVTEEDREIMQGIVDDMYEDFLQVVIDGRGFSEEKARDLADGRIYTGEQAEENGLIDELGTSEDTIAMMEEDLELGDATVERYTSDGFSWQSLLQNSVQGMFISDEKLLGLQELLKSVGSDSPRPMYLYEG; this comes from the coding sequence ATGAATGCAAAAAGGTGGTTTGCTTTATTAGCGGCAGCGGTGCTTCTCATCGTTTCCCTTGGCGCCCAGACAGCTTTTTCCCTGTGGAATACAGTCTCGAACCAGGCGCAAAATCAGCAGAATCAGGAAGATATAGTAAAAGAGGGCTCTTCAGACAGCCGAATTGCTATGCTTGATGTCGAGGGGACCATTCAATCCTCGGGCGGATCCGGAGCTTTTTCCGGTGAAGGCTACAACCATGATGAATTTCTGAATAATCTGGAGGAAGCCGGATCAAGTGCAGATGTGGATGGTATTATTATTAATGTAAACAGCCCGGGCGGCGGTGTCGTTGAAAGCGATGAAATCCACGACGCTGTAGTCGAGGTACAGGAGGAAGAAAATAAGCCTGTGTATGTTTCAATGGGGAATACGGCTGCCTCCGGGGGCTACTATCTCGCAGCCCCGGCGGATAAAATTGTAGCTCATTCAGCGACTATTACCGGTTCGATAGGTGTAATTATGTCCTCCCTGAACTACTCCGAGCTGGCTGAAAACCTTGGTATTGAAGGTGTGAATATAACGAGCGGAGAGTTTAAAGATATGGGGTCACCCACAGAGGAAGTAACTGAGGAAGACCGGGAAATTATGCAGGGCATCGTCGACGACATGTATGAAGATTTTCTGCAGGTCGTCATTGACGGAAGAGGATTTAGTGAAGAAAAGGCACGGGATTTGGCTGATGGCCGTATTTATACGGGTGAGCAGGCGGAAGAAAATGGATTGATCGATGAGCTTGGGACTTCAGAGGACACTATCGCAATGATGGAGGAAGATCTTGAACTCGGAGACGCTACTGTAGAACGCTACACTTCGGATGGATTCAGCTGGCAGTCGCTGCTGCAAAATTCCGTTCAGGGAATGTTCATTTCTGATGAGAAGCTGCTTGGACTCCAGGAGCTGTTGAAATCAGTCGGAAGCGACAGTCCGCGGCCAATGTATTTGTATGAAGGATAG
- a CDS encoding RDD family protein, with translation MTTDGRYPEDAQGTERTAPEESNKNADSLSGAADKQRSAAKNETKEELFAGFWMRFWAYLTDLIILFSLNGLLLSPFYFTGEGEIWGFITLYAVFNAVITYGYFVLMTKLYGQTLGKMIFGLRVVRVNREKLKWSDIIFREIVLRFAYRSLVITNLAYIVVAFTPQKAGIHDMIADTRVIHTRK, from the coding sequence ATGACTACAGACGGCCGCTATCCGGAGGATGCACAGGGAACTGAACGAACAGCGCCGGAAGAAAGCAATAAGAATGCCGATTCTCTGTCCGGGGCAGCAGATAAGCAGAGGTCCGCCGCAAAAAATGAAACGAAGGAAGAGCTGTTTGCAGGATTTTGGATGCGCTTTTGGGCATACCTTACTGATTTGATTATACTTTTTTCCTTGAATGGGCTCCTTTTATCTCCATTCTATTTTACGGGAGAAGGAGAAATCTGGGGATTCATCACATTGTATGCTGTATTTAACGCAGTGATCACCTACGGATATTTTGTGCTGATGACAAAACTTTATGGGCAGACGCTCGGTAAAATGATTTTCGGCTTGAGGGTTGTCCGGGTGAACCGGGAAAAACTAAAATGGTCTGATATCATTTTTAGGGAAATCGTTCTCCGGTTTGCCTACCGCAGCCTAGTTATTACCAATCTGGCTTATATTGTAGTAGCCTTCACACCACAAAAGGCTGGTATTCATGATATGATTGCCGATACGAGGGTCATTCATACAAGAAAATGA
- the tpx gene encoding thiol peroxidase: MTAVTFKEKPVTLVGDKVEVGEYAPDFTVLANDMTPVSLSDAAGKVRLISVVPSIDTGVCSQQTRKFNEEAASLENVEVWTISCDLPYAQRRWCAAEGIENVRVLSDHKDLDFGEQFGLVMDEMRLLARSVIVVDSEGKVSYKEVVSEGTNHPDYSSVFQHLRSIRK; the protein is encoded by the coding sequence ATGACAGCAGTAACGTTTAAAGAAAAACCGGTGACACTTGTGGGAGACAAAGTAGAAGTCGGAGAATACGCTCCCGATTTCACTGTACTCGCTAACGATATGACTCCGGTATCACTAAGTGATGCCGCAGGCAAAGTAAGGTTAATCAGCGTAGTACCATCTATTGATACAGGGGTCTGCTCGCAGCAGACACGGAAGTTCAACGAAGAAGCTGCTTCGCTTGAAAATGTGGAAGTATGGACTATCAGCTGTGATCTTCCTTATGCCCAGCGGCGTTGGTGTGCAGCAGAAGGAATCGAAAACGTCCGTGTACTGTCCGACCATAAAGACCTGGACTTTGGCGAACAGTTTGGCCTTGTAATGGATGAAATGAGACTGCTTGCCCGTTCGGTGATCGTAGTGGATAGCGAAGGCAAGGTTTCCTATAAGGAAGTTGTTTCAGAAGGAACGAATCATCCTGATTATTCATCGGTGTTTCAACACCTTCGGAGTATACGCAAGTAA